The following DNA comes from Candidatus Peregrinibacteria bacterium.
GGTGCGAAAAACGAGCACACAACATTCCGAAAAACGAGATCGGCTCTTAGCGCGTTCCGCGCTTATTGATTTGGTGTTTCGTATTGAAGATACATCAACTCTTCCAAAACTTCTCTCGGAATTTGTGTCTCTTCCAGAAGAATTTTTCGGAGAATTCCCTGGTATTTTTGAAGTCCTTCCCACGCAAAAAAAGAAACACACCGCCTTTGTTCCCATTTCTACCGGATGCGATCATCACTGCACCTATTGTATTGTGCCACACACTCGGGGAAAAGAAGTCTGCCGACCACAAGAAGATATTCTTCAGGAATGTAAAAAGCTCGTTCAACAAGGTGCAAAAGAAATCACACTCCTCGGACAAAACGTAAATCGCTACTATTTTGGAGAACGTGGAAAAAATCCGTACAAAACCGATTTCGCTCATCTTTTAGAGCAAGTAGCAGATATTCCAGGAATAGAGTGGCTTCGATTTCTCTCGCCACACCCTCAACATTTGGGACAAGACGTTTTAGAGGTTATGGCGAGTCGCAAGAATATCTGCAAACATTTGCACCTTCCCGTGCAATCTGGCGATGATAAAATGCTACAACGTATGGCGCGTGGCTATACAACGGAAAAATTTTGCGAAACCGTTCAACTTGCGCGAGAGCTTATGCCAGAGATTTCCATAACAACAGATATTATTGTTGGATTTTGTGGAGAAACAGAAGATCAGTTTCAAAACTCAGCATCACTTTGTAAAGAGATGCTCTTTGACATGATCTATATTGCTAAGTTTTCTCCACGTCCCCATACACCAGCAAAAAAATGGGAAGATGATATTCCACTTGAAGAAAAAAAACACCGTTTCCATACACTCAACAATATTCTTCGAGAGACTTCTCTTGCAGGAAATCGGAAAGATGTTGGAAAAACATGTGATGTACTCATAGATGCTGTTGAAAAAAATGAAGAAGGAATCTGGATGGCGCACGGAAGAAATGAGCAGAACAAAGCTATTTTTCTTCCTGTTGGTTCTCGAGGAAAAATGTTTGAGGGACGATTTATTTCCGTAAAAATTACTGGAGCAGAGCCATTTTTTCTTACTGGGGAATTGGTGACCTTGGAAGAACTTCAAGAACAATCACCTCTTCGCAAAAAAAAAGTCTCCGCATGAAGAAAGGATTTCATCAAATAATGTGAATATTAAAATCATTCAAAAAACAAAATTTTGCAGAAACCCACTTCTTTCTGATAGTATTCTCCGAAATGAGCAAGAAGAATTTTGACAAAGAGACATTCTTTCTGAAACACTCCTCCTCGTTTTCCCAAAAAATATTTCTCCCACAACAATGACAAAAAATCTCGTTATTGTAGAATCTCCAACAAAGGCGAAGATGCTCTCGAAATTTCTCGGGAAAGAATATACTGTCGAAAGTTCATACGGACATATTCGAGATCTTCCGAGCAAAAAATCGGAACTCACTCCCGTTCAACAAAAGCTTCCGTATGCGAGTATGGCAATTGATACAGAAAATGGATTTCGTCCACTCTATGTCATTCCTCAAAAAGCAAAAAAATATGCCCAAAAACTCAAAGGACTTTTGGATGAAAATACCACCATCTGGCTCGCAAGCGATGAAGACCGCGAAGGAGAAGCCATCTCATGGCATCTTTTGGAAGTTTTAAAGCCAAAAAAAACAAATGCCATTAAACGAATTGTTTTTCACGAAATTACAAAGAGCGCTATTCTCGAAGCGGTAAAAACTCCGCGAAAAGTAGATATGGATCTTGTGCATGCCCAACAAGCACGACGGATTCTCGATCGCCTCGTGGGATATACTCTTTCTCCACTTCTTTGGAAAAAAATCCGCTACGGACTTTCTGCTGGACGTGTTCAATCGGTTGCCGTAAAACTTATTGTCGACCGAGAGCGCGAAATTCGGGCATTTACTCCCGAAGAATACTGGAGTATTACTGCGCCATTTGAAAAAGACAGCAAAACATTTGTGGCAGATTTTCAAAAACTTGACGGAAAGAAATTTGTTCCCAAGACAAAAGAAGAAGCAGAGGCCATCACAACCGCACTCCGCGGACAACCATTTTCCGTCTCCACTATTGATGAAAAAGAGGTAAAACGTCGCCCATCTCCTCCGTTTATTACTTCTACTTTGCAACAAGAAGCCGCGCGGAAACTTGGATTTTCAGTGAAGCGTACTATGGCGCTCGCACAAATCTTGTATGAAGGAATCGATATGGGAGGAGGAGAGGCTGGTGGACTTATTACCTATATGCGTACCGATTCTGTAAATCTTTCACAAAAAGCACTTTCCGAATCGAAAGAGGTTATTGAAAAACGATATGGAAAAGAATTTTCGGAAACACGTGTCTACAAAAGTAAGTCAAAAGGGGCGCAAGAGGCGCATGAGGCAATTCGTCCTACAGAGGTTTCTCGCACTCCAGAAGAAGTATATGCCTTTCCAAAAACGAAACTCGAAGAAGATGCTCGAAAGCTTTATGAACTCATTTGGAATCGAACCATTGCGAGTCAAATGGCAGACGCAAGATTACTCCAAACAGGGGCAGATCTTGAGGCACTTGGAAAATCTGGTGCAAAAAAATCGCATATTTTTCGCGCCACTGGTCAGCGCGTTCTCTTCCCTGGATTTCTCAAGCTCTACACAGAAGGACGCGATGACGAGAAGAATGAGAATGAAGAGAACATCTTGCCAGAACTTAAAACAGGAGAATCGCTCAAGCCAAAAAGTATCGATTCGAAACAGCACTTTACAAAGCCACCTGCTCGATATACAGAAGCGAGTCTTGTAAAAAAAATGGAATCAGAAGGCATTGGTCGCCCTTCAACGTATGCTCCTACTATTTCTACTATTATTACGCGAGGCTACATTCTGCGCGAAGCACGACAACTCGTTCCGACCGATATTGCCTTTGCCGTGACGGATCTTCTCGAAAACCACTTTCACAACGTAGTGGACTTAAAGTTCACCGCCCACATGGAAGATCAGCTCGATAGCATCGCAACAAGAGAGAAGAAATGGGATGAATTTTTGCGCGAGTTCTACACACCATTTCTTAAAACTGCACAAGAAGGAGAATCAATTAGTCGGGCGGAGGCGAAAAAAGAGCGTCAACTCGGGAAATGCCCCGAAACAGGACTTCCCATCTTTGCAAAAATAGGAAAATACGGTGCCATGCTTCAGCGTGGTGAAACAGAAAGCGAGAGAAAACCCGATTTTGCGCCCATTCTCAAATCACAATCAATGGAAACAATCACATTTGAGGAGGCACTTCTCAATTTTTCCCTCCCACGTCTTCTCGGAAAGGCAGAAGATGGAGAAGATGTCGCTGTAGGTGTTGGGAGATTTGGCCCGTATGTGCGACACGGCAAAACGTTTGTCTCTATCCGCGAGGATGAGCTCTTCACTTTAAAACTCGATGAAGCAATGGAGCGTATTCGGGAAAAAGCATCAGCAAAGCAAAATCGTATTCTCAAGGATTTTCCGAAAGAAGGAATTCAGGTGGTCAATGGAAGATTTGGTCCGTATGTGACTGATGGAAAAAAGAATGCAAAAATTTCCACAGAGACCGATCCAAAAAAACTTTCCCTTTCCGATTGTAAACTCATTCTCGAAAAGGCAATAATAAAGAAGTTTCAGAGAAAGTAATTTCCACCACAATATGGAGAAGGTGGAATACGAGATAAGGGGTTCTCAATATTATGTTCTCTCGCATACTGTCATTTTTGTGAAGAAGCAGAACTTTCTCCACAAAAACAAAAAGCTCCCCGTTTTTACGGGGAGTATATTTTTTAAACAAAGGATAAGGGAAGGGAATCACCCTAGAGAGTACACCCCGTCTTTTCTGCAAGAACTGAAAGTGGCTGTGCTCCCGTGAGCACAAAACCGTCTCGAAATTTCCACGTAGGGTATCCAGCAATTTCCTCTGCTTGGCAAGTATCCGAATGCTCATCACAATCAATATAGTTTACGTTTTCCATAGCACTTCCAAACAAAACCTTTTGATTGTTGCAGTGTGAACACCACTCTGTTCCATAAAATACCGCACCAGCATCAGTGAGGCAGGTGGCAAATTCCGAGACCTGTCCATCAGCATTTGCATCTGAAACATCTTCAAAAGAAGAATATTCTTCATCAGGAGGAAAGATTTCCAAAATTTTCAAAAGTTTTTCCAAACGAATTGCTCGAGAAAAATCGGGAAGAAGAACCTCTGGCGATGTTTGCTCAATTCGAGTATTTCCAGAAAGCGAAAGGGTAATATTGGGCTCTGAGCTTAAAGTATCAGGAGAAAAGGTAAAAAGCGTGTTGATAAAGCGAATTCCCTTCTCTCCGCGAATGAAATCAATCTGTAGTCGAGAAGAATCTGCAAGTAGAGAAATTGCCTCTCGATCTTCGTTCAGAAGCATTTCTATATTAGTCAAAATACTTTCGGAGTCATGTCCAAAAAAATGAATAATACCAATGAGGTCTTTTGTCGATACCTCACTCACATTTTCCGAAAGCGTCACCCGAAATCCATCACGCGTTTTTTCTGTAGAAAGAATTCCAGTAGAAAGAAGTGCCTCAAACATTCGTACTCCCTGAAGAGATGGATTCCGAATGGTATTTTCAAGAACACCCGATTGTGCTTCAAAATTCATCCCCATTTCATTCTCTCCCATTTTTGAAAAAAACGTATTGAGAAAACGATAATCATCTGGACGAATAGCAACAAAATCTCTTTCAAAAAAACGAGTATACTCTCCTATAGACTCAACAACAGAGGAAATCATGGGTGATGTATTTTCGTTGAGAACAACACCAATGTTTCGAATATCTCCCCAAAGAGTACTCGATTCGGGATTTCCGTATGCGTCTGTCCCGAATGAGAGAGTTCCCGAGGCAGAGAGAAAGGAATCGCTCAAGAACGGATCGAGGACAAAAGTAATAGCATTTTCAGAATGTTGCTCCCACGCATTCGGACGAAAAACGACATTTTTTTGAGTATCTACATCAAAAACCATTTTGCCATCCCAAGAGACAGACCATTTTGCAGAACTCTCTGTTGCATGATTTTCGGAAAAGGTTTTTACCAATTCAGCAACAAGTTCTTCTGATTGGGATGCGGCTTCGACTGGCTGTTCACATATCAAAATAGTCGCCAAAAAAAGAGGAATAAGGAGAAAACGCTTCATGAAGAAAAAAAAGAGGACTCCATTTTATCACATATCTCTCTTTTTGCAAATTCTTTTTCTAAAGGACTT
Coding sequences within:
- the miaB gene encoding tRNA (N6-isopentenyl adenosine(37)-C2)-methylthiotransferase MiaB, yielding MQFHLAVFGCQMNQNDADRIRTVLQSLNMQEAESHETADLVIFITCSIRQQAEDRVFGLVRRCSKEQKKKPLIALTGCMVRKTSTQHSEKRDRLLARSALIDLVFRIEDTSTLPKLLSEFVSLPEEFFGEFPGIFEVLPTQKKKHTAFVPISTGCDHHCTYCIVPHTRGKEVCRPQEDILQECKKLVQQGAKEITLLGQNVNRYYFGERGKNPYKTDFAHLLEQVADIPGIEWLRFLSPHPQHLGQDVLEVMASRKNICKHLHLPVQSGDDKMLQRMARGYTTEKFCETVQLARELMPEISITTDIIVGFCGETEDQFQNSASLCKEMLFDMIYIAKFSPRPHTPAKKWEDDIPLEEKKHRFHTLNNILRETSLAGNRKDVGKTCDVLIDAVEKNEEGIWMAHGRNEQNKAIFLPVGSRGKMFEGRFISVKITGAEPFFLTGELVTLEELQEQSPLRKKKVSA
- the topA gene encoding type I DNA topoisomerase, with amino-acid sequence MTKNLVIVESPTKAKMLSKFLGKEYTVESSYGHIRDLPSKKSELTPVQQKLPYASMAIDTENGFRPLYVIPQKAKKYAQKLKGLLDENTTIWLASDEDREGEAISWHLLEVLKPKKTNAIKRIVFHEITKSAILEAVKTPRKVDMDLVHAQQARRILDRLVGYTLSPLLWKKIRYGLSAGRVQSVAVKLIVDREREIRAFTPEEYWSITAPFEKDSKTFVADFQKLDGKKFVPKTKEEAEAITTALRGQPFSVSTIDEKEVKRRPSPPFITSTLQQEAARKLGFSVKRTMALAQILYEGIDMGGGEAGGLITYMRTDSVNLSQKALSESKEVIEKRYGKEFSETRVYKSKSKGAQEAHEAIRPTEVSRTPEEVYAFPKTKLEEDARKLYELIWNRTIASQMADARLLQTGADLEALGKSGAKKSHIFRATGQRVLFPGFLKLYTEGRDDEKNENEENILPELKTGESLKPKSIDSKQHFTKPPARYTEASLVKKMESEGIGRPSTYAPTISTIITRGYILREARQLVPTDIAFAVTDLLENHFHNVVDLKFTAHMEDQLDSIATREKKWDEFLREFYTPFLKTAQEGESISRAEAKKERQLGKCPETGLPIFAKIGKYGAMLQRGETESERKPDFAPILKSQSMETITFEEALLNFSLPRLLGKAEDGEDVAVGVGRFGPYVRHGKTFVSIREDELFTLKLDEAMERIREKASAKQNRILKDFPKEGIQVVNGRFGPYVTDGKKNAKISTETDPKKLSLSDCKLILEKAIIKKFQRK